Proteins encoded together in one Misgurnus anguillicaudatus unplaced genomic scaffold, ASM2758022v2 HiC_scaffold_34, whole genome shotgun sequence window:
- the LOC129435077 gene encoding uncharacterized protein isoform X2, with the protein MLVQIKYKQQQKYVKLDSIEGRFDFMQFHAKVIERFYLPPDAKVTYKDATGTEVDAEIFSDLIGQGNVVLTVFSNDEFSDSLSSISETSDSSNCSSASTVILDEVPNKRQRKEDTSALSAKQLVEDVLKLKSGGEAVLQEYQETETLTGAARRQMINILVAHMIDTHGQLPTKAIREQYALGIVMLFPSLRDPYSKKGYEHFFDAASNTGYIAWRMKTVHRKIRRGSLPLDNLHDVSPGGPKCQRATNCEGQLDGDACKEAISLLSHTTEKSLIFQKMRETFQYRQKLVKDSGSSVDILSTFSRFLDTKGLVDQDFTLLFDTETSSRLLQKWDTFFRPNVIKEAKQLTSTADLSQLLLSAEWPNSSDLHETIYDQEMASLLLLIHLLPPSPGGLKSPRISACDAAKRLVVFHKSCCSLEEHLNNNQRQHPYLLAVGRQKSKIECFYIVLDKHLIPCQANRSLGAFDELFKAHFVFNLCYDSALMNFYTFLQTTVYNIDIGQMKESPRVRDLRARLLNQTVTLT; encoded by the exons ATGTTGGTCCAGATCAAGTACAAGCAACAGCAGAAGTATGTGAAGCTGGATTCCATTGAAGGGAGATTTGACTTCATGCAATTTCACGCTAAAG tCATTGAGAGATTTTACTTGCCACCTGATGCAAAAGTTACATACAAGGATGCAACAGGGACCGAAGTTGATGCAGAAATATTCAGCGATCTCATTGGACAAGGCAATGTGGTGCTGACTGTTTTCTCAAATGATG AATTTTCAGACTCTTTGTCTTCCATATCTGAGACGTCTGACAGTAGCAACTGTTCAAGTGCATCAACTGTAATCTTAGATGAGGTCCCTAACAAGAGACAAAGAAAAGAGGACACATCTGCACTGTCTGCAAAACAG ttgGTCGAGGATGTTCTAAAGTTGAAGTCTGGTGGTGAAGCAGTATTACAGGAGTATCAAGAAACGGAAACCCTTACAGGTGCCGCAAGACGACAAATGATCAACATACTGGTGGCTCACATGATTGATACACAtgg GCAACTCCCTACTAAAGCTATCAGAGAACAGTACGCTCTTGGCATAGTGATGCTGTTCCCTTCCCTCAGAGATCCATATTCCAAGAAAGGCTAT gaacactttTTTGATGCTGCAAGCAACACAGGATACATTGCTTGGCGTATGAAAACAGTCCACAGGAAGATTAGACGAGGATCTTTGCCACTAGACAACCTTCATGATGTTTCTCCAGGAGGCCCAAAATGCCAAAGGGCTACTAATTGTGAAGGACAACTTGATGGGGATGCTTGCAAAGAGGCAATTTCTTTGCTCAGCCATACCACAGAGAAGTCTCTAATATTCCAAAAGATGAGAGAGACATTTCAGTATCGCCAAAAGCTTGTTAAAGATTCAGGCTCTAGTGTTGATATCCTCTCCACCTTCTCAAGATTCCTAGATACAAAGGGCCTG GTCGATCAAGACTTCACTCTCCTGTTTGACACCGAGACATCCTCCAGGCTACTTCAGAAGTGGGACACGTTCTTCAGGCCAAATGTCATTAAAGAAGCCAAGCAACTTACTTCAACAGCAGACCTGAGTCAGTTGTTGCTCTCAGCAGAATGGCCTAACAGTAGTGACCTTCATGAAACAA TCTACGATCAGGAAATGGCATCCCTTCTTCTACTGATTCATCTCCTTCCACCATCACCAGGAGGACTGAAGTCTCCAAGAATCAGTGCATGTGATGCTGCTAAAAGACTTGTAGTCTTTCATAAG TCATGCTGCAGTTTGGAGGAGCACCTCAACAACAACCAGCGTCAGCATCCGTACCTCCTTGCTGTTGGACGCCAGAAAAGCAAGATTGAGTGCTTCTACATCGTCTTGGATAAGCATCTCATCCCATGCCAGGCAAACCGCTCCCTTGGAGCTTTTGATGAACTTTTCAAGGCACATTTTGTGTTCAATTTGTGCTATGATAGTGCACTTATGAACTTTTACACATTCCTGCAGACAACAGTGTATAACATTGATATAGGTCAGATGAAGGAGTCTCCCAGGGTTAGAGATTTGAGAGCCAGACTGCTTAACCAGACAGTAACCTTAACTTAA
- the LOC129435077 gene encoding uncharacterized protein isoform X1, translating to MLLHVPGEMLVQIKYKQQQKYVKLDSIEGRFDFMQFHAKVIERFYLPPDAKVTYKDATGTEVDAEIFSDLIGQGNVVLTVFSNDEFSDSLSSISETSDSSNCSSASTVILDEVPNKRQRKEDTSALSAKQLVEDVLKLKSGGEAVLQEYQETETLTGAARRQMINILVAHMIDTHGQLPTKAIREQYALGIVMLFPSLRDPYSKKGYEHFFDAASNTGYIAWRMKTVHRKIRRGSLPLDNLHDVSPGGPKCQRATNCEGQLDGDACKEAISLLSHTTEKSLIFQKMRETFQYRQKLVKDSGSSVDILSTFSRFLDTKGLVDQDFTLLFDTETSSRLLQKWDTFFRPNVIKEAKQLTSTADLSQLLLSAEWPNSSDLHETIYDQEMASLLLLIHLLPPSPGGLKSPRISACDAAKRLVVFHKSCCSLEEHLNNNQRQHPYLLAVGRQKSKIECFYIVLDKHLIPCQANRSLGAFDELFKAHFVFNLCYDSALMNFYTFLQTTVYNIDIGQMKESPRVRDLRARLLNQTVTLT from the exons ATGCTTTTGCATGTTCCAGGTGAAATGTTGGTCCAGATCAAGTACAAGCAACAGCAGAAGTATGTGAAGCTGGATTCCATTGAAGGGAGATTTGACTTCATGCAATTTCACGCTAAAG tCATTGAGAGATTTTACTTGCCACCTGATGCAAAAGTTACATACAAGGATGCAACAGGGACCGAAGTTGATGCAGAAATATTCAGCGATCTCATTGGACAAGGCAATGTGGTGCTGACTGTTTTCTCAAATGATG AATTTTCAGACTCTTTGTCTTCCATATCTGAGACGTCTGACAGTAGCAACTGTTCAAGTGCATCAACTGTAATCTTAGATGAGGTCCCTAACAAGAGACAAAGAAAAGAGGACACATCTGCACTGTCTGCAAAACAG ttgGTCGAGGATGTTCTAAAGTTGAAGTCTGGTGGTGAAGCAGTATTACAGGAGTATCAAGAAACGGAAACCCTTACAGGTGCCGCAAGACGACAAATGATCAACATACTGGTGGCTCACATGATTGATACACAtgg GCAACTCCCTACTAAAGCTATCAGAGAACAGTACGCTCTTGGCATAGTGATGCTGTTCCCTTCCCTCAGAGATCCATATTCCAAGAAAGGCTAT gaacactttTTTGATGCTGCAAGCAACACAGGATACATTGCTTGGCGTATGAAAACAGTCCACAGGAAGATTAGACGAGGATCTTTGCCACTAGACAACCTTCATGATGTTTCTCCAGGAGGCCCAAAATGCCAAAGGGCTACTAATTGTGAAGGACAACTTGATGGGGATGCTTGCAAAGAGGCAATTTCTTTGCTCAGCCATACCACAGAGAAGTCTCTAATATTCCAAAAGATGAGAGAGACATTTCAGTATCGCCAAAAGCTTGTTAAAGATTCAGGCTCTAGTGTTGATATCCTCTCCACCTTCTCAAGATTCCTAGATACAAAGGGCCTG GTCGATCAAGACTTCACTCTCCTGTTTGACACCGAGACATCCTCCAGGCTACTTCAGAAGTGGGACACGTTCTTCAGGCCAAATGTCATTAAAGAAGCCAAGCAACTTACTTCAACAGCAGACCTGAGTCAGTTGTTGCTCTCAGCAGAATGGCCTAACAGTAGTGACCTTCATGAAACAA TCTACGATCAGGAAATGGCATCCCTTCTTCTACTGATTCATCTCCTTCCACCATCACCAGGAGGACTGAAGTCTCCAAGAATCAGTGCATGTGATGCTGCTAAAAGACTTGTAGTCTTTCATAAG TCATGCTGCAGTTTGGAGGAGCACCTCAACAACAACCAGCGTCAGCATCCGTACCTCCTTGCTGTTGGACGCCAGAAAAGCAAGATTGAGTGCTTCTACATCGTCTTGGATAAGCATCTCATCCCATGCCAGGCAAACCGCTCCCTTGGAGCTTTTGATGAACTTTTCAAGGCACATTTTGTGTTCAATTTGTGCTATGATAGTGCACTTATGAACTTTTACACATTCCTGCAGACAACAGTGTATAACATTGATATAGGTCAGATGAAGGAGTCTCCCAGGGTTAGAGATTTGAGAGCCAGACTGCTTAACCAGACAGTAACCTTAACTTAA